The Candidatus Protochlamydia phocaeensis genome contains a region encoding:
- the rplK gene encoding 50S ribosomal protein L11 — protein sequence MSKKVVKVIKLQIPAGKANPAPPIGPALGAAGVNIMAFCKEFNAKTQSMAGDVLPTLITVYQDKSFSFITKKPPVSELLKKATGAAKGSSVPNRDKVAKITRSQARKIAEEKMQDMNAADLEMATNIVLGTARSMGIELINE from the coding sequence ATGTCAAAAAAAGTCGTAAAAGTTATCAAGCTGCAGATTCCTGCAGGTAAAGCCAATCCAGCACCTCCAATTGGACCAGCTTTGGGTGCTGCTGGTGTCAACATCATGGCTTTCTGTAAGGAATTTAACGCAAAAACACAGAGCATGGCTGGAGATGTCCTTCCTACTCTGATTACTGTTTATCAAGATAAGTCGTTTTCATTTATAACCAAGAAGCCCCCTGTTTCTGAATTGCTTAAGAAAGCAACAGGAGCAGCAAAGGGTTCGAGCGTTCCCAACCGCGATAAAGTCGCTAAAATTACTCGTTCGCAAGCGCGTAAAATTGCAGAAGAAAAAATGCAAGATATGAATGCTGCTGACTTGGAAATGGCAACAAATATTGTCTTAGGGACAGCTCGTTCCATGGGCATTGAACTCATAAACGAGTAG
- the nusG gene encoding transcription termination/antitermination protein NusG, protein MFKWYVVQVLSTHEKKVKKALEEHLELKGMADQVEQILLPTENVSEVKKGQQHIVEKRLWPGYLLIKMNLDDESWQYVKNTNGVIDFLGGDKPTPLTDAEVNEILRDLEDKKQKVTQKHKFEVGDRVKIIDGVFVNFIGTVTEVFHDKGRLSVLVSIFGRDTRVDDLEFAQVEEISEEAENA, encoded by the coding sequence ATGTTTAAGTGGTATGTTGTGCAAGTGCTATCCACGCACGAAAAGAAAGTCAAGAAAGCGCTTGAAGAGCATCTCGAATTGAAGGGGATGGCTGATCAGGTTGAGCAGATTTTATTGCCTACCGAAAATGTATCCGAAGTTAAGAAAGGGCAGCAGCATATTGTTGAAAAACGTCTCTGGCCTGGTTATCTCCTGATCAAAATGAACTTGGATGATGAATCTTGGCAGTATGTTAAAAACACCAATGGAGTCATCGATTTCTTGGGTGGGGATAAACCGACCCCTTTAACGGATGCCGAAGTTAATGAAATTTTAAGAGATCTGGAAGATAAAAAGCAGAAAGTAACGCAAAAGCATAAGTTTGAAGTGGGAGACCGCGTCAAAATTATCGATGGAGTGTTTGTTAACTTTATTGGTACTGTGACGGAAGTTTTCCATGATAAAGGCCGCTTAAGCGTGCTCGTCTCTATTTTCGGGCGTGATACCCGCGTAGATGATTTGGAATTTGCACAAGTAGAAGAAATTTCAGAGGAAGCGGAAAACGCCTAA
- the secE gene encoding preprotein translocase subunit SecE, whose product MDIKKTQHTVTENALSTKKVRDFVADIKSEIQKVQWTSKEELIAYTKIVVLTTFVFGMSIYFMDLMIQGVLNGLSLLLRLVGG is encoded by the coding sequence ATGGATATAAAAAAGACACAACATACTGTTACAGAAAATGCGTTAAGCACAAAAAAAGTGCGTGACTTTGTAGCTGATATCAAAAGCGAAATCCAAAAAGTCCAATGGACAAGTAAGGAAGAGCTGATTGCCTATACCAAAATCGTCGTGCTTACGACTTTTGTTTTTGGAATGTCCATTTACTTTATGGATTTAATGATCCAAGGCGTATTAAATGGATTAAGCCTGTTGCTTCGCTTAGTGGGTGGTTGA
- the tuf gene encoding elongation factor Tu, with product MAKETFQRKKPHVNVGTIGHVDHGKTTLTAAITKVLAEAGGAKFRDYASIDNTPEEKARGITINSTHVEYETENRHYAHVDCPGHADYVKNMITGAAQMDGAILVVAATDGAMPQTREHILLARQMQVPAIVVFLNKVDMLGESDSELLDLVEMELHELLESKGYHNSPIIRGSALRALEGDPKYVEAIKQLMKTVDEQIPTPQRETDKPFLMPVEDVFSISGRGTVATGRVERGVVKINDKLQLVGLGETRDTVATGLEMFNKVLDEARAGENVGILLRGLNKTDIERGMCLVAPGTCTPHTEFKGPVYVLTKEEGGRHKPFFSGYRPQLYFRTTDVTGTIELPAGVEMVMPGDNVEITVKLIAPIAMEKGMRFAIREGGRTIGAGTVSEIIK from the coding sequence ATGGCTAAAGAAACATTTCAGCGGAAAAAGCCTCACGTCAACGTAGGAACCATCGGTCACGTTGACCACGGAAAAACGACGTTAACCGCTGCTATTACAAAAGTTCTCGCCGAAGCAGGCGGAGCGAAATTTAGAGACTACGCTTCTATTGACAATACACCAGAAGAAAAGGCGCGTGGGATTACGATTAACTCTACTCACGTAGAATACGAGACAGAAAATCGTCACTACGCACACGTTGACTGCCCAGGTCACGCCGACTATGTGAAGAACATGATCACAGGTGCTGCGCAGATGGACGGTGCGATTCTCGTTGTGGCTGCAACAGACGGTGCGATGCCTCAGACGCGTGAGCACATCTTGTTAGCCCGTCAGATGCAAGTTCCAGCTATCGTTGTGTTCTTGAACAAAGTCGACATGCTCGGTGAAAGCGATTCAGAGCTTCTCGACCTCGTTGAAATGGAACTGCACGAACTGCTCGAATCTAAAGGCTACCACAACTCTCCAATCATCAGAGGGTCTGCATTAAGAGCGCTGGAAGGCGATCCTAAGTATGTTGAGGCCATTAAGCAATTGATGAAGACTGTTGATGAGCAGATCCCAACACCTCAGCGTGAAACTGATAAGCCATTCTTGATGCCGGTTGAAGACGTGTTCTCTATTTCCGGTCGTGGTACAGTAGCGACAGGTCGTGTTGAGCGCGGTGTTGTTAAGATCAACGATAAATTGCAGCTCGTCGGCTTAGGCGAAACACGCGACACAGTAGCGACTGGTCTTGAAATGTTCAATAAAGTGTTGGATGAAGCCCGTGCCGGTGAAAACGTGGGTATCCTCTTAAGAGGGTTGAATAAGACAGACATCGAGCGCGGAATGTGCCTCGTTGCTCCTGGTACTTGCACACCCCACACTGAGTTTAAAGGGCCTGTCTACGTATTGACAAAAGAAGAAGGCGGCCGTCATAAGCCATTCTTCTCCGGCTATCGTCCACAGCTTTACTTCCGTACAACAGACGTGACAGGTACAATCGAACTACCTGCCGGTGTTGAAATGGTTATGCCTGGCGATAACGTTGAAATTACCGTAAAATTGATTGCTCCGATCGCGATGGAAAAAGGGATGCGTTTTGCTATCCGTGAAGGTGGTCGTACAATCGGTGCCGGAACAGTTTCCGAGATCATTAAGTAA
- the infA gene encoding translation initiation factor IF-1: MAKEDTIKIEGTVEELLPNMHFRVTLQNGLNVIAHLCGKMRMKNIRVLVGDVVTVEMSPYDLSKARIIFRQR; the protein is encoded by the coding sequence ATGGCCAAAGAAGATACAATAAAGATTGAAGGGACGGTAGAGGAATTGCTTCCTAATATGCATTTCCGAGTGACCCTTCAGAATGGATTAAATGTGATTGCACATCTTTGTGGAAAAATGCGGATGAAGAATATCCGTGTTTTAGTTGGGGATGTCGTCACTGTTGAGATGTCGCCTTATGACTTAAGCAAGGCAAGAATTATTTTTCGACAGCGCTAA
- a CDS encoding RhoGEF domain-containing protein, producing MMNTSYSPSPEPQPQPVLSSLSQGEIEKTLAQAEIKVSVDQEKQVGIIEVNGRKFAVQLVNVNNGTSLDSTTLERIANRVAYMLVYSNLLNKEEKFEGATINRQGIQLKDRTINHEGALKDAYEQLDSMLTQTGSQSPTTPTTIAVQHQETEADKWVQSLERQGLIVPGQLEAMKKYGTSKVMVNGVFSPARVKELEEAEKGQKKGAHKPFPLARIGNSITGFFNRSKRMSKADEPQPQAEIRSAPKGEIKRPEIKIKKPEVQTNKQEQTKGAESVEKQHFNLDELDKAGRTQLSVMKEIAQTEASYLDGLVEVKDRIDRMLSSTKHPEKYPVMKEMQGRYQVMIDRSTKLHEQLVKILNESSSIDEATAQCHGLFSSKDFKAYVEDLTFCALKLEDLAKEDKDIQKDPKCAGIEKNAIQKANAEGKGALAMANMSFFITPIQRGPRFRLLQAELLKNTPANAAGYETGKTSQETIKNLLENVNEAKRQAEKESLEKFSATVTGQITVKNKDEFIDTLRSAVIGKPTARAIFGKKQKFNFSEINPNNLNTFFEAVNKNATLSIEEKKKALTQLKTILEEEKGSFSLSQKNILSNLVTIIDDFLNPPPPADSQTVTEK from the coding sequence ATGATGAATACTAGTTATTCTCCCTCCCCAGAACCCCAGCCACAGCCTGTTTTATCGAGTCTCTCCCAAGGAGAAATTGAAAAGACGTTAGCACAGGCTGAAATCAAAGTCAGCGTTGATCAAGAAAAGCAAGTCGGAATTATTGAAGTAAACGGGCGGAAATTTGCCGTTCAATTAGTCAATGTTAACAACGGTACATCTTTAGATAGTACAACGTTAGAGCGCATCGCCAACCGCGTAGCCTATATGCTGGTATATAGCAATCTTCTCAACAAGGAAGAAAAATTTGAAGGCGCAACGATCAACCGGCAAGGCATCCAATTAAAAGACCGCACCATTAACCATGAAGGCGCCTTGAAGGATGCTTATGAACAGCTCGATTCAATGTTGACTCAAACAGGCAGTCAGTCGCCAACTACACCGACGACAATTGCTGTCCAGCATCAAGAGACAGAAGCGGATAAATGGGTGCAGTCGTTGGAAAGACAAGGATTAATTGTGCCTGGCCAATTAGAAGCCATGAAGAAGTATGGAACTTCTAAAGTCATGGTAAATGGCGTATTTAGTCCCGCAAGGGTTAAAGAGCTAGAAGAGGCGGAAAAAGGACAGAAAAAAGGAGCGCATAAACCTTTTCCATTAGCTAGAATTGGAAATTCGATCACAGGGTTTTTTAATCGCTCTAAAAGAATGAGCAAAGCAGACGAGCCGCAACCTCAAGCTGAGATTAGAAGTGCCCCTAAAGGGGAAATAAAAAGACCTGAAATAAAGATTAAAAAACCAGAAGTGCAAACCAACAAGCAGGAGCAAACAAAAGGCGCCGAATCTGTTGAGAAACAACATTTCAATTTAGATGAACTAGACAAGGCGGGACGTACCCAGCTCTCTGTTATGAAAGAAATCGCACAAACGGAAGCCAGCTATTTAGATGGGCTGGTCGAAGTGAAGGATAGAATAGATAGGATGTTATCCTCCACAAAACATCCAGAAAAGTACCCTGTCATGAAGGAAATGCAAGGGCGCTATCAAGTCATGATCGATAGATCGACAAAACTTCACGAGCAGTTGGTAAAAATTTTAAATGAATCGTCTTCTATAGATGAGGCAACAGCCCAATGCCATGGTCTATTCTCAAGCAAAGATTTTAAAGCGTATGTGGAGGATTTGACGTTTTGCGCCTTAAAACTTGAAGACCTCGCCAAAGAGGACAAGGATATACAAAAAGACCCTAAATGCGCTGGAATTGAAAAAAATGCCATCCAAAAGGCAAATGCAGAAGGCAAAGGGGCGCTTGCAATGGCCAATATGAGCTTTTTCATTACCCCTATTCAACGAGGACCTCGCTTCAGATTACTGCAAGCAGAATTATTAAAAAACACGCCAGCCAATGCAGCTGGTTATGAAACCGGCAAAACAAGTCAAGAAACGATTAAAAATTTATTGGAAAATGTCAACGAAGCCAAGAGACAGGCTGAGAAGGAAAGTTTGGAAAAATTCAGCGCTACCGTTACAGGGCAAATCACAGTAAAAAATAAAGATGAATTTATTGACACCTTGAGAAGTGCCGTCATTGGGAAACCGACAGCAAGGGCTATTTTCGGCAAAAAGCAAAAATTTAATTTCTCTGAGATCAATCCAAATAATCTTAACACTTTCTTTGAAGCTGTTAATAAAAATGCAACTCTCTCCATCGAAGAAAAAAAGAAGGCGCTTACCCAGCTAAAAACAATATTAGAAGAAGAAAAAGGCTCCTTTAGTCTTTCTCAAAAGAATATCCTGTCAAATCTTGTCACTATTATAGATGATTTTTTAAATCCCCCACCTCCGGCGGATTCCCAAACGGTTACTGAAAAGTGA
- a CDS encoding DUF1295 domain-containing protein, translating to MLDFLLPMGISLLVIEAFMLLLWMIYLIQKNISLAGIGWGLSFILAALISFILGEGYVWRRLLVLTVVSIWALRLVLHLISRFHQGLEDPRYQKVLHSPLLPGPITLKALTLYLLQGLFAAVLSLPFALMSQNVLPFFGTCEVFGLLIWMAGVSGEAVADRQLERFKQTPGNGEIVCKQGLWKYARHPDYFFEWVIWIGYFVMALSSPLGWLSVIAPILMLYLMLYASRACP from the coding sequence ATGCTTGACTTCCTGCTCCCAATGGGAATTAGCCTGTTAGTTATCGAAGCCTTCATGCTGCTTTTATGGATGATTTATTTAATCCAAAAGAATATCAGCTTGGCAGGCATCGGATGGGGATTAAGCTTCATTTTAGCCGCTTTGATTAGTTTTATTTTGGGCGAAGGGTATGTCTGGCGTCGCCTCCTTGTCTTGACAGTGGTCTCTATTTGGGCATTGCGCCTTGTCCTTCATTTGATCAGCCGATTCCACCAGGGGCTAGAGGATCCCCGTTATCAAAAAGTGCTCCATAGTCCTCTATTGCCAGGTCCGATTACCTTGAAAGCATTGACACTTTACTTGCTGCAAGGACTTTTTGCAGCTGTCTTGTCTCTTCCCTTTGCTTTGATGAGTCAAAACGTTTTGCCTTTTTTTGGGACATGCGAAGTTTTTGGGCTGCTGATTTGGATGGCTGGTGTAAGCGGAGAGGCTGTTGCCGATAGGCAGCTTGAACGCTTTAAGCAAACGCCTGGAAATGGGGAAATAGTGTGCAAGCAGGGCCTCTGGAAATATGCGCGGCATCCCGATTACTTCTTTGAATGGGTGATCTGGATTGGCTACTTTGTTATGGCCCTCTCTTCACCGCTAGGGTGGTTATCTGTGATTGCGCCCATCCTGATGCTTTATCTCATGCTGTACGCTTCTAGGGCATGTCCTTAA
- a CDS encoding SufE family protein, translated as MFDSCLEKQRLVKAQFSDCQTEEAKYQKIIELGRKQSGLSDAEKTSSNLVKGCQSQMYLASRLTGNQVFFSAESDALISAGLAALLIQVYSGETPETILKCSPSYLEELGINASLTPNRANGLYSIHLRMKQDALKWLMQGEKTQNPG; from the coding sequence ATGTTCGATTCTTGTTTAGAAAAACAGCGTTTGGTCAAGGCTCAATTCTCAGATTGCCAAACAGAAGAGGCCAAATACCAAAAAATCATTGAATTAGGCCGGAAGCAATCGGGCTTGTCCGATGCAGAAAAAACCTCATCCAATCTTGTCAAGGGATGTCAAAGCCAGATGTACTTAGCGTCCCGCTTAACGGGCAATCAAGTGTTTTTCAGTGCGGAATCTGACGCTTTGATTTCAGCAGGATTGGCAGCGCTATTGATTCAGGTATATAGTGGAGAGACGCCCGAAACAATTTTGAAATGTTCTCCCTCCTACTTAGAAGAATTGGGAATCAATGCCAGTCTAACTCCCAATCGGGCCAATGGCTTATACAGCATTCATTTACGCATGAAGCAAGATGCGCTTAAATGGCTGATGCAGGGTGAAAAAACTCAAAATCCAGGTTAA
- a CDS encoding Hsp70 family protein yields the protein MKKASYIIGIDLGTTNCTMAYTPIQIEGKHQHPSIEQARIAQVISANTQGESISLPSFIYYPLPEELSAHQAAIEWDLQRPYAIGTFARERGGELPSRLISSAKSWLCHTGIDRREKLLPFDSEEIDKKMSPLEACAEILQHLREAWDFSKPGTPFNKQHILITVPASFDPSARQLVQEAAEKAGYPEIILLEEPQAAFYSWLHAHADEWRNILKVGDYVLVVDIGGGTTDFSLIAVEETEGNLSLKRLAVGSHLLLGGDNIDLGLAYLAKQKLEDQGHSIDAWQLQSLVHQCRQAKERLLSEEAPASIDITILGRGSRLIGNTLKTELTQEEVQKLVVDGFIPLVGPEERSPTERRSGIQQIGLPYVQDPRISCQLAKFLSMTGESDTAQMDQFVLPTAVLFNGGTMKAAALRKQIMHLLNQWAKDLKKPAVQELPGADYDCAVSRGAAYYGLARLGHAIRIRGGTSRSYFIGVEEAVPAVPGISPPLRAICIVPFGMEEGEEKELDNQEFALVLGELATFRFFSHATPKLSNGTEPQVGTVLRNWKQELTELHPIETRLDRMESEGKTVRVKLKSKITELGVLELWCVSHEGRKWKLEFDVRDDKPMAANK from the coding sequence ATGAAAAAAGCGTCTTATATTATTGGTATTGATCTTGGAACGACTAATTGTACAATGGCCTATACGCCTATTCAGATAGAGGGTAAGCATCAGCATCCCTCGATTGAACAAGCGCGGATTGCCCAGGTTATAAGTGCCAATACGCAAGGAGAAAGCATTTCTTTGCCTTCTTTTATTTATTATCCGCTACCCGAAGAGCTATCTGCCCATCAAGCCGCCATCGAATGGGATTTGCAAAGGCCTTATGCCATCGGAACGTTTGCAAGGGAAAGAGGGGGAGAGCTGCCTTCCCGTTTAATTTCGTCAGCCAAATCTTGGCTTTGCCATACTGGCATCGACCGTCGCGAGAAGCTTTTGCCTTTCGATTCGGAAGAAATCGATAAAAAGATGAGCCCGCTGGAAGCTTGCGCCGAAATTCTGCAGCATTTACGGGAAGCCTGGGATTTCTCTAAACCGGGCACGCCTTTTAACAAACAGCATATTTTGATTACTGTCCCTGCTTCATTCGATCCTAGTGCAAGGCAGCTTGTCCAAGAAGCAGCCGAAAAAGCAGGCTATCCTGAGATTATTCTGTTGGAAGAGCCCCAAGCGGCCTTTTATTCCTGGCTGCATGCGCATGCGGATGAATGGCGCAATATCTTAAAGGTTGGCGACTATGTCCTGGTCGTCGATATCGGCGGAGGGACAACCGATTTTAGCTTGATCGCCGTTGAAGAAACGGAAGGCAATTTATCCTTGAAGCGCTTGGCTGTGGGATCCCATTTGCTGCTTGGCGGAGATAACATCGACTTGGGGTTGGCTTATTTGGCCAAACAAAAATTGGAAGACCAGGGCCACTCCATTGATGCGTGGCAATTGCAATCTCTTGTGCATCAATGCCGTCAAGCTAAGGAGCGTTTGCTAAGCGAAGAGGCGCCTGCTAGCATAGATATTACCATTTTGGGAAGGGGAAGCCGCCTGATTGGGAATACCCTTAAAACGGAATTGACCCAAGAAGAAGTGCAAAAATTGGTCGTCGATGGATTTATTCCCCTTGTCGGTCCTGAAGAGCGTTCGCCGACAGAGCGCCGCTCAGGCATTCAGCAAATCGGGCTGCCCTACGTCCAAGATCCTCGCATCTCTTGCCAACTTGCCAAGTTCCTTTCCATGACAGGGGAATCGGACACGGCCCAAATGGACCAATTTGTACTGCCGACAGCTGTGCTCTTTAACGGAGGAACAATGAAAGCGGCAGCGTTGCGCAAGCAAATTATGCATCTGCTGAACCAATGGGCGAAAGATTTAAAAAAACCGGCCGTCCAGGAGTTGCCAGGGGCGGATTATGATTGCGCCGTCAGCCGGGGAGCGGCTTATTATGGGCTAGCGCGCCTAGGCCATGCCATCCGCATTAGAGGGGGAACAAGCCGTAGCTATTTTATTGGCGTGGAAGAGGCCGTCCCGGCTGTTCCAGGGATCAGTCCTCCGCTTAGGGCTATTTGCATTGTGCCTTTTGGAATGGAAGAAGGCGAAGAAAAAGAGCTGGATAATCAAGAGTTCGCCTTAGTGTTGGGCGAATTGGCGACTTTCCGCTTTTTTAGCCATGCCACTCCTAAATTATCGAATGGGACGGAGCCGCAAGTCGGAACGGTTTTACGTAATTGGAAGCAAGAGTTGACAGAGCTTCATCCTATCGAAACAAGGTTGGATAGAATGGAAAGCGAAGGGAAAACCGTACGCGTTAAGCTGAAGTCCAAAATTACCGAATTGGGGGTATTGGAGCTCTGGTGCGTCTCTCATGAGGGAAGAAAGTGGAAGCTGGAGTTCGATGTACGTGACGATAAACCTATGGCGGCAAATAAATAA
- a CDS encoding DUF2760 domain-containing protein, producing MGLGLAFKAFMKAFKDPEKAKQFVEEQPPKQIEAADQSHLRLLYYLQQAGRLIDFLKEDISAFSDAQVGAAARKIHQDSAQLLEELVTIRPLKSEPEGTMVQVPKGYDPSEIKVVGKIKGEPPFSGVLVHRGWKAHKRSLPKKTGEQATDVICPAEIEIK from the coding sequence ATGGGATTGGGACTAGCGTTTAAAGCTTTTATGAAAGCTTTTAAAGACCCCGAAAAAGCTAAACAATTTGTCGAAGAACAGCCTCCTAAACAGATTGAAGCGGCGGACCAATCACATCTTCGCCTTCTTTATTATTTGCAACAAGCAGGCAGATTGATTGATTTTTTAAAAGAAGATATCAGTGCGTTTAGCGATGCCCAAGTCGGAGCTGCCGCACGTAAGATCCATCAGGACAGCGCTCAATTGCTGGAAGAGCTGGTCACCATTCGCCCCTTGAAAAGTGAGCCGGAAGGAACAATGGTTCAAGTGCCTAAAGGATACGATCCTTCTGAAATTAAAGTCGTCGGCAAGATCAAAGGGGAACCGCCTTTCTCAGGAGTATTGGTCCATCGAGGATGGAAAGCGCACAAGCGTTCTCTTCCAAAAAAGACAGGGGAACAGGCGACCGATGTGATCTGCCCTGCTGAAATTGAAATCAAATAA
- a CDS encoding amino acid permease, whose amino-acid sequence MEEENSAISQKGQLLSAMFLVAGTCIGGGMLALPVATGISGFVPSTIMMVLCWLAMTASALLLLEVNLWMKEGAHVITMSSTILGPIGRIVSWVVYLFISYASIVAYTAAGGSLVANGAANLMGMEFSKEISCLLFIVCFGGIIYLGNRFVGRVNTILFVAMIAAYFALVGTGISEVKLEFLSHRKWTTSFLAIPLLLTTFSFQTMLPSLTPYLRRNVKALRWAIMGGTTITLIVYLLWQWLVLGIVPVHGPNSLLKALEVGEPITQFLREHVRSEWVSILAEYFAFFALVTSFLGMALGLMDFLSDGLKIKKTGKGKILLGLLIIIPTFIFAAYFERIFLLALDTSGGFGDSILNGIMPVLMVWVGRYYLHFPAENRVPGGKPLLLVVLAFFIFALVLEILIHSGFTCSIFEACQLIIQQQKEGAGL is encoded by the coding sequence GTGGAGGAAGAGAATTCAGCGATTTCTCAAAAAGGACAGTTATTATCGGCCATGTTTTTAGTTGCGGGGACATGTATCGGGGGAGGAATGCTAGCCTTGCCCGTTGCCACAGGAATTAGCGGATTTGTGCCATCCACCATTATGATGGTGCTATGCTGGTTGGCTATGACAGCTTCAGCTCTTTTATTATTAGAGGTTAATCTCTGGATGAAAGAGGGGGCGCATGTTATTACAATGTCTTCAACGATTTTAGGGCCAATTGGACGGATAGTAAGCTGGGTTGTCTATCTTTTCATTTCTTATGCTTCGATTGTGGCTTATACGGCAGCAGGTGGATCGCTTGTTGCAAATGGAGCGGCAAACTTGATGGGGATGGAATTTTCAAAAGAGATAAGCTGCCTTCTTTTTATTGTTTGCTTTGGAGGAATTATTTACCTCGGCAACCGATTTGTTGGACGGGTGAATACAATTTTATTTGTCGCCATGATCGCGGCTTATTTTGCCTTGGTGGGAACAGGAATATCTGAAGTAAAACTAGAGTTTCTTTCGCATCGCAAATGGACGACATCTTTTCTTGCCATTCCCCTATTGCTGACAACTTTTAGCTTTCAGACTATGCTGCCCAGTTTAACCCCTTATCTACGCCGCAACGTTAAAGCCTTGCGGTGGGCGATTATGGGAGGAACAACCATTACCTTGATCGTTTATTTGCTTTGGCAATGGTTGGTATTGGGCATTGTTCCTGTGCATGGGCCAAACAGTCTTTTAAAAGCCCTTGAAGTGGGAGAGCCGATTACTCAATTCCTGCGCGAACATGTCAGAAGCGAATGGGTGTCGATTCTAGCCGAATATTTTGCTTTCTTTGCTTTGGTCACTTCCTTTCTGGGCATGGCATTGGGATTGATGGATTTTCTGTCCGATGGATTAAAAATTAAAAAGACAGGAAAGGGAAAAATTCTGTTGGGGCTTTTAATTATAATCCCAACCTTTATTTTTGCAGCCTACTTTGAAAGGATCTTTTTATTGGCTTTAGATACTTCTGGAGGATTTGGAGATTCTATTCTCAACGGAATCATGCCGGTCTTAATGGTTTGGGTCGGACGCTATTATCTGCATTTTCCTGCAGAAAATCGGGTGCCTGGCGGAAAGCCGCTTTTGTTAGTTGTATTAGCCTTTTTCATTTTTGCCCTCGTTTTGGAGATTTTGATTCATTCGGGCTTTACATGCTCAATATTTGAGGCCTGCCAACTCATTATCCAACAACAAAAAGAAGGGGCCGGACTGTAA